In one window of Brassica rapa cultivar Chiifu-401-42 chromosome A07, CAAS_Brap_v3.01, whole genome shotgun sequence DNA:
- the LOC103863859 gene encoding protein Brevis radix-like 2, whose protein sequence is MSSNGKSALSGDSSSEKPKGVQAEYYSGPINPIDTPFVSSSHSIGEPHSKQAKVVASVSSGLTKLGVPDSKKPSALSHEMFDKWDAQKWWGENFEKVMELYNVQQLNQQSVPVPTAPPRSKDESCSKNSPETPPLNKECPGRKGLLAANQARTQTQSRYHRDSSGLATTPNLSSISGTRTETSSVDMSARSSGSSREEEEDGDYSMEVSVSNASDMETEWVEQDEDGVYITIRALPDGTRELRRVRFR, encoded by the exons ATGAGTTCCAACGGGAAATCCGCATTATCTGGTGATTCCTCCTCGGAGAAACCAAAAGGCGTTCAGGCTGAGTACTATTCCGGACCGATCAACCCCATCGACACACCCTTTGTCTCTTCCAGCCACTCAATCGGCGAGCCCCACTCGAAGCAAGCCAAAGTAGTAGCGTCGGTCTCCTCCGGTCTGACAAAACTCGGCGTACCTGATTCGAAGAAACCCAGTG CTTTGAG CCATGAGATGTTTGATAAATGGGACGCTCAAAAATGGTGGGGTGAGAATTTTGAGAAAGTCATGGAGTTATACAATGTGCAGCAACTTAATCAGCAGAGTGTCCCGGTTCCAACCGCTCCTCCTAGATCCAAAGATGAG AGCTGCAGCAAGAACAGTCCTGAAACTCCACCTCTAAACAAAGAATGTCCTGGAAGAAAAGGCTTACTCGCGGCTAACCAAGCAAGAACACAAACACAAAGTCGGTACCACCGTGATTCGTCTGGTCTTGCAACGACGCCAAATCTTTCTAGCATAAGTGGGACCCGAACTGAGACATCATCGGTTGATATGTCTGCAAGAAGTAGTGGCTCatcaagggaagaagaagaagatggagattATTCAATGGAGGTATCGGTAAGTAATGCAAGTGACATGGAAACAGAATGGGTGGAACAAGACGAAGATGGTGTTTATATCACAATCAGAGCTTTACCAGATGGGACTCGTGAGCTTAGACGTGTTCGCTTCaggtaa
- the LOC103831043 gene encoding YTH domain-containing protein ECT3 isoform X1 encodes MATSISPSDQAADLLQSLSIDQETMAKVTDNTGNNKQDVYGGNSNNGFSTKKKLGYNNYSAQKGSYGSYYYPQAYQYPRYGYDMTYPSGKTTNNTPYLGRSGGGYMDSMYSMYGPYSYMSGYGYDTYGYGTYKYTPNWYSFNNGYKTKGYGLYGKENAEWLNELNRGPRAKGFKSGQPETLKDVSVPDSKEYNKEDFSDSYYSNAKLFVIKSYSEDDVHKSIKYNVWSSTPNGNKKLNAAYNEAKDKSCPVFLIFSVNTSGQFVGLAEMVGPVDFNQTVEYWQQDKWVGCFPVKWHIVKDIPNSSLRHITLENNENKPVTNSRDTQEVKIEQGVKVIKIFKEHESKTCILDDFVFYESREKIIKEGKKKHQEYKKQQALAASDKKATPKEEPKETKETSSMIPEVVEEISQNGVAEVASAC; translated from the exons ATGGCTACTTCCATTTCTCCTTCCGATC AAGCTGCAGATTTGCTGCAGAGTCTGTCAATTGATCAAGAAACCATGGCTAAAGTCACTGACAACACTGGGAATAATAAG CAGGATGTGTATGGCGGAAACAGTAACAACGGCTTCTCAACCAAGAAGAAACTTGGTTACAACAACTACTCTGCTCAAAAAGGCTCTTACGGTAGCTACTACTATCCTCAAGCCTATCAGTACCCGAGATATGGTTATGACATGACCTATCCTTCTGGAAAGACCACCAACAACACTCCCTACCTG GGACGATCTGGTGGTGGATACATGGACAGCATGTACTCAATGTACGGACCTTACAGTTACATGAGTGGCTATGGATATGACACTTATGGTTACGGCACTTACAAGTATACTCCAAACTGGTACTCGTTCAACAATGGATACAAGACAAAGGGTTACGGGCTTTATGGGAAAGAGAATGCCGAGTGGTTAAACGAGCTGAACAGAGGACCAAGAGCCAAGGGCTTCAAGTCTGGCCAGCCTGAAACTCTTAAAGATGTTTCTGTTCCAGATTCAAAGGAATACAACAAGGAAGATTTCTCTGATAGCTACTACTCCAATGCGAAGCTCTTTGTGATCAAATCGTACAGTGAAGACGATGTTCACAAGAGCATCAAGTATAATGTGTGGTCCAGCACTCCTAATGGTAACAAGAAGCTTAATGCTGCTTATAATGAAGCTAAAGACAAGTCATGCCCTGTTTTTCTCATCTTCTCT GTAAACACAAGTGGGCAGTTTGTTGGTTTAGCGGAGATGGTAGGACCAGTTGATTTCAACCAGACTGTGGAGTATTGGCAGCAGGACAAGTGGGTTGGTTGCTTCCCTGTTAAGTGGCACATCGTTAAAGATATCCCTAATAGTTCCTTGAGGCATATCACTCTCGAGAATAATGAGAACAAGCCTGTTACTAATAGCCGTGATACACAGGAG GTAAAGATTGAGCAAGGGGTCAAAGTAATCAAGATTTTCAAGGAACATGAGAGCAAGACATGCATACTGGATGATTTTGTCTTCTACGAGAGTCGTGAAAAGATAATCAAAGAGGGGAAAAAGAAGCACCAGGAGTATAAGAAACAG CAGGCTTTGGCTGCCAGTGACAAAAAGGCCACACCAAAAGAAGAGCCTAAGGAAACCAAAGAGACTAGTAGTATGATACCAGAAGTAGTTGAAGAGATATCACAAAACGGCGTTGCAGAAGTTGCTAGCGCATGCTGA
- the LOC103831043 gene encoding YTH domain-containing protein ECT3 isoform X2 encodes MATSISPSDQAADLLQSLSIDQETMAKVTDNTGNNKDVYGGNSNNGFSTKKKLGYNNYSAQKGSYGSYYYPQAYQYPRYGYDMTYPSGKTTNNTPYLGRSGGGYMDSMYSMYGPYSYMSGYGYDTYGYGTYKYTPNWYSFNNGYKTKGYGLYGKENAEWLNELNRGPRAKGFKSGQPETLKDVSVPDSKEYNKEDFSDSYYSNAKLFVIKSYSEDDVHKSIKYNVWSSTPNGNKKLNAAYNEAKDKSCPVFLIFSVNTSGQFVGLAEMVGPVDFNQTVEYWQQDKWVGCFPVKWHIVKDIPNSSLRHITLENNENKPVTNSRDTQEVKIEQGVKVIKIFKEHESKTCILDDFVFYESREKIIKEGKKKHQEYKKQQALAASDKKATPKEEPKETKETSSMIPEVVEEISQNGVAEVASAC; translated from the exons ATGGCTACTTCCATTTCTCCTTCCGATC AAGCTGCAGATTTGCTGCAGAGTCTGTCAATTGATCAAGAAACCATGGCTAAAGTCACTGACAACACTGGGAATAATAAG GATGTGTATGGCGGAAACAGTAACAACGGCTTCTCAACCAAGAAGAAACTTGGTTACAACAACTACTCTGCTCAAAAAGGCTCTTACGGTAGCTACTACTATCCTCAAGCCTATCAGTACCCGAGATATGGTTATGACATGACCTATCCTTCTGGAAAGACCACCAACAACACTCCCTACCTG GGACGATCTGGTGGTGGATACATGGACAGCATGTACTCAATGTACGGACCTTACAGTTACATGAGTGGCTATGGATATGACACTTATGGTTACGGCACTTACAAGTATACTCCAAACTGGTACTCGTTCAACAATGGATACAAGACAAAGGGTTACGGGCTTTATGGGAAAGAGAATGCCGAGTGGTTAAACGAGCTGAACAGAGGACCAAGAGCCAAGGGCTTCAAGTCTGGCCAGCCTGAAACTCTTAAAGATGTTTCTGTTCCAGATTCAAAGGAATACAACAAGGAAGATTTCTCTGATAGCTACTACTCCAATGCGAAGCTCTTTGTGATCAAATCGTACAGTGAAGACGATGTTCACAAGAGCATCAAGTATAATGTGTGGTCCAGCACTCCTAATGGTAACAAGAAGCTTAATGCTGCTTATAATGAAGCTAAAGACAAGTCATGCCCTGTTTTTCTCATCTTCTCT GTAAACACAAGTGGGCAGTTTGTTGGTTTAGCGGAGATGGTAGGACCAGTTGATTTCAACCAGACTGTGGAGTATTGGCAGCAGGACAAGTGGGTTGGTTGCTTCCCTGTTAAGTGGCACATCGTTAAAGATATCCCTAATAGTTCCTTGAGGCATATCACTCTCGAGAATAATGAGAACAAGCCTGTTACTAATAGCCGTGATACACAGGAG GTAAAGATTGAGCAAGGGGTCAAAGTAATCAAGATTTTCAAGGAACATGAGAGCAAGACATGCATACTGGATGATTTTGTCTTCTACGAGAGTCGTGAAAAGATAATCAAAGAGGGGAAAAAGAAGCACCAGGAGTATAAGAAACAG CAGGCTTTGGCTGCCAGTGACAAAAAGGCCACACCAAAAGAAGAGCCTAAGGAAACCAAAGAGACTAGTAGTATGATACCAGAAGTAGTTGAAGAGATATCACAAAACGGCGTTGCAGAAGTTGCTAGCGCATGCTGA
- the LOC103831044 gene encoding protein DELETION OF SUV3 SUPPRESSOR 1(I), which yields MAAEQKATTEEVKMDLFEDDDEFEEFEINEDWVEKEEVKEVGQQWEDDWDDDDVNDDFSLQLRKELESDKK from the exons ATGGCGGCAGAGCAGAAGGCGACGACTGAAGAAGTAAAGATGGATCTGTTCGAGGACGACGATGAGTTCGAGGAGTTTGAAATTAACGAAG ATTGGGTTGAGAAAGAGGAAGTGAAGGAAGTTGGTCAGCAGTGGGAAGATGACTGGGACGATGATGATGTTAATGACGACTTCTCGCTTCAGTTGAGGAAGGAACTTGAGTCTGATAAGAAATGA
- the LOC103831046 gene encoding uncharacterized protein LOC103831046, producing MEMEKTTKEMEKLCQRCKGSYRDSSNNASSCRFHPSFFVCRRHDDQKRYYELGPEDPPYAAKFYDCCGAEDPNAPGCVTSPHISYDD from the exons ATGGAGATGGAGAAAACGACGAAGGAGATGGAGAAGTTGTGCCAGAGGTGCAAGGGA AGCTACAGAGACTCCTCGAACAACGCTTCCTCTTGCCGTTTTCATCCTTCCTTCTTCGTTTGTCGTCGCCACGATGACCAGAAAAG GTACTATGAATTGGGACCAGAAGATCCACCATATGCAGCCAAGTTCTACGATTGCTGCGGTGCAGAGGATCCTAATGCACCTGGATGTGTCACCAGCCCTCACATTTCATATGACGACTGA
- the LOC103831045 gene encoding protein CDI: MTMSNGSNGSTENKPFRIFVGYDPREDLAYQVCRHSITKRSSIPVSITPIVQSDLRKAGLYWRERNPLESTEFSFTRFLTPHLSNYQGWAMFVDCDFLYLADIKQLVDLIDDRYAIMCVQHDYTPKETTKMDGAVQTVYPRKNWSSMVLYNCGHPKNKALDPETVNTQTGAFLHRFQWLEDEEIGSVPFVWNFLEGHNCVVEGDPSTKPKAVHYTRGGPWFDAWKDCEFADLWLGEMDEYVKEKNKKEAGIAN, from the coding sequence ATGACAATGAGCAACGGATCCAACGGTTCAACCGAGAACAAACCATTCAGGATCTTCGTCGGTTACGATCCGCGCGAAGACCTCGCGTACCAAGTCTGCCGCCACTCCATCACCAAGCGATCTTCAATCCCCGTATCAATCACTCCCATCGTCCAATCAGATCTCAGAAAGGCCGGCCTCTACTGGCGCGAAAGAAACCCCCTCGAGAGCACCGAGTTCTCCTTCACCCGCTTCCTCACCCCTCACCTCTCCAACTACCAAGGCTGGGCCATGTTCGTCGACTGCGACTTCCTCTACCTCGCCGACATCAAACAGCTCGTCGATCTCATCGACGACAGATACGCGATCATGTGCGTTCAGCACGATTACACTCCCAAAGAGACGACCAAGATGGACGGCGCGGTGCAGACCGTGTACCCGAGGAAGAACTGGTCCTCGATGGTGCTTTACAACTGCGGACACCCGAAGAACAAGGCCCTGGATCCGGAGACTGTGAATACTCAGACGGGTGCTTTTCTCCATAGGTTTCAGTGGCTGGAGGATGAGGAGATTGGGTCTGTTCCTTTTGTGTGGAATTTTCTTGAAGGGCATAACTGTGTTGTTGAGGGCGATCCCAGTACGAAGCCTAAGGCTGTGCATTATACTAGGGGTGGGCCTTGGTTTGATGCTTGGAAGGATTGCGAGTTTGCTGATCTCTGGCTCGGTGAGATGGATGAGTACGTCaaagagaagaacaagaaagaGGCTGGAATCGCGAATTAG
- the LOC103831483 gene encoding putative F-box/LRR-repeat protein At1g56400, translating into MDSSDQADRISNLPDVLLVLIISCLSFKECVQTCALSKRWRSVYLETRNVSFKETDFLSPSVDANPIRNALGRIVFVDYVCCWVARIHDHPIDTFEISVSYPKTYLDLIESLIAFAVRKKVKNLVLDFSNQAWRNFHDVNNQDLVVEIPQSVYDLTSLESLKVAACMDFDPAKLSNLGKLKSVSFGWMELKNPEPLLKTSRIESLSMNECWGLDFELVSGDMREVAIKNCDFFLNCTFDLPRVDILKYSGDILRFEFDKMNTIISEVEFDFRVLDNNKDESNDPNTAEGGMLCHLLNNLLDNGGRSATTLTVCPFLLKMIPRSHPHLLHPMETKHLVLKTELHPREFNGIRLLLMNCPNLETLTIDLLPPSPIAVSFLNIKLYRAIVNNSIF; encoded by the exons ATGGATTCGAGTGATCAAGCAGACAGAATATCAAATCTACCAGATGTTCTTTTGGTCCTCATCATTTCATGCTTATCTTTCAAGGAATGTGTTCAAACATGTGCCCTCTCCAAGCGGTGGAGATCTGTCTATCTTGAGACAAGGAATGTTTCTTTCAAGGAAACCGACTTCTTGAGCCCTTCTGTCGACGCAAATCCCATAAGAAATGCTTTGGGTAGGATTGTATTCGTTGATTACGTGTGTTGTTGGGTCGCTAGAATCCATGACCATCCCATCGATACGTTCGAGATCTCTGTCTCGTATCCGAAGACTTACTTGGATCTGATCGAGTCCCTGATAGCGTTCGCGGTCAGAAAAAAGGTCAAGAACTTGGTTCTTGATTTCTCAAACCAGGCGTGGAGAAACTTTCATGATGTAAACAATCAAGATTTGGTTGTCGAAATCCCACAAAGTGTCTATGATCTAACGAGTCTCGAGTCGTTGAAAGTTGCCGCTTGCATGGACTTCGACCCCGCAAAACTATCAAACCTAGGGAAGCTCAAAAGCGTCTCTTTCGGCTGGATGGAACTGAAGAATCCTGAGCCTTTGCTAAAGACTTCAAGGATTGAGAGTTTAAGTATGAACGAGTGCTGGGGGCTTGATTTTGAATTGGTATCAGGGGATATGAGAGAAGTTGCAATCAAAAACTGTGACTTTTTCCTTAACTGCACCTTTGACCTCCCTAGAGTTGACATACTCAAGTACTCGGGAGATATTTTACGCTTCGAGTTTGATAAAATGAATACCATCATAAGCGAAGTTGAATTTGATTTCCGGGTGTTGGACAATAACAAAGATGAATCAAACGATCCGAACACCGCAGAAGGAGGAATGCTTTGTCATCTTCTTAATAATCTCCTTGATAATGGTGGTCGATCTGCTACGACCTTAACGGTCTGTCCGTTTCTACTCAAG ATGATTCCAAGATCGCATCCACATTTGCTTCACCCGatggaaacaaaacatttagtGCTGAAGACGGAATTGCATCCGAGAGAGTTCAATGGAATTAGGCTTCTTCTCATGAACTGCCCAAACTTGGAAACACTCACTATAGATTTGCTTCCTCCAAGCCCCATTGCGgtaagttttcttaatataaaattatacagggcaattgtcaataatagcatcttttga
- the LOC103831043 gene encoding YTH domain-containing protein ECT3 isoform X3 produces the protein MATSISPSDQAADLLQSLSIDQETMAKVTDNTGNNKQDVYGGNSNNGFSTKKKLGYNNYSAQKGSYGSYYYPQAYQYPRYGYDMTYPSGKTTNNTPYLGRSGGGYMDSMYSMYGPYSYMSGYGYDTYGYGTYKYTPNWYSFNNGYKTKGYGLYGKENAEWLNELNRGPRAKGFKSGQPETLKDVSVPDSKEYNKEDFSDSYYSNAKLFVIKSYSEDDVHKSIKYNVWSSTPNGNKKLNAAYNEAKDKSCPVFLIFSVNTSGQFVGLAEMVGPVDFNQTVEYWQQDKWVGCFPVKWHIVKDIPNSSLRHITLENNENKPVTNSRDTQEVKIEQGVKVIKIFKEHESKTCILDDFVFYESREKIIKEGKKKHQEYKKQALAASDKKATPKEEPKETKETSSMIPEVVEEISQNGVAEVASAC, from the exons ATGGCTACTTCCATTTCTCCTTCCGATC AAGCTGCAGATTTGCTGCAGAGTCTGTCAATTGATCAAGAAACCATGGCTAAAGTCACTGACAACACTGGGAATAATAAG CAGGATGTGTATGGCGGAAACAGTAACAACGGCTTCTCAACCAAGAAGAAACTTGGTTACAACAACTACTCTGCTCAAAAAGGCTCTTACGGTAGCTACTACTATCCTCAAGCCTATCAGTACCCGAGATATGGTTATGACATGACCTATCCTTCTGGAAAGACCACCAACAACACTCCCTACCTG GGACGATCTGGTGGTGGATACATGGACAGCATGTACTCAATGTACGGACCTTACAGTTACATGAGTGGCTATGGATATGACACTTATGGTTACGGCACTTACAAGTATACTCCAAACTGGTACTCGTTCAACAATGGATACAAGACAAAGGGTTACGGGCTTTATGGGAAAGAGAATGCCGAGTGGTTAAACGAGCTGAACAGAGGACCAAGAGCCAAGGGCTTCAAGTCTGGCCAGCCTGAAACTCTTAAAGATGTTTCTGTTCCAGATTCAAAGGAATACAACAAGGAAGATTTCTCTGATAGCTACTACTCCAATGCGAAGCTCTTTGTGATCAAATCGTACAGTGAAGACGATGTTCACAAGAGCATCAAGTATAATGTGTGGTCCAGCACTCCTAATGGTAACAAGAAGCTTAATGCTGCTTATAATGAAGCTAAAGACAAGTCATGCCCTGTTTTTCTCATCTTCTCT GTAAACACAAGTGGGCAGTTTGTTGGTTTAGCGGAGATGGTAGGACCAGTTGATTTCAACCAGACTGTGGAGTATTGGCAGCAGGACAAGTGGGTTGGTTGCTTCCCTGTTAAGTGGCACATCGTTAAAGATATCCCTAATAGTTCCTTGAGGCATATCACTCTCGAGAATAATGAGAACAAGCCTGTTACTAATAGCCGTGATACACAGGAG GTAAAGATTGAGCAAGGGGTCAAAGTAATCAAGATTTTCAAGGAACATGAGAGCAAGACATGCATACTGGATGATTTTGTCTTCTACGAGAGTCGTGAAAAGATAATCAAAGAGGGGAAAAAGAAGCACCAGGAGTATAAGAAACAG GCTTTGGCTGCCAGTGACAAAAAGGCCACACCAAAAGAAGAGCCTAAGGAAACCAAAGAGACTAGTAGTATGATACCAGAAGTAGTTGAAGAGATATCACAAAACGGCGTTGCAGAAGTTGCTAGCGCATGCTGA
- the LOC103831047 gene encoding uncharacterized protein LOC103831047, whose amino-acid sequence MWAEIICGLLIYKFVRRFFKDDEISDETSSDSTALFSVAHRLEKLYGGKAYVGLRIPDADTSSRQDIDLVLLTKGQVVVIRVKTLSGIVTVASDGSWVCEAGKHHTTQTYPDPLVEVKKQASVLESYLEQRGVTLLEENLSCKVVIPNPNFRTMHAFPSEVITYEEWKHLKPVSRKTLSGWVKGALWTGKEMQESSHQKLNFILGTAPMWDRVELKSSKIVLGEFLEFKGKQEDTLALKQIKRSKVDRISIQQTSMLGFAPSRLQVRYSYRDYRSEGSSRSESKEVTVRSSTEVLFQPRDSTKIKKFKLSSLISISLSA is encoded by the exons atgtgGGCTGAGATCATCTGTGGTCTCCTAATCTACAAGTTCGTCCGCCGTTTCTTCAAAGACGACGAGATTTCCGATGAAACCTCCTCCGATTCCACTGCTCTCTTCTCCGTCGCTCACAG ACTTGAGAAGCTTTATGGTGGAAAAGCTTATGTAGGGCTTCGTATTCCAGATGCAGACACTTCTTCTAGACAGGACATCGACCTTGTCCTCCTCACTAAAGG ACAAGTTGTGGTGATCCGTGTCAAGACTCTATCTGGGATTGTTACGGTAGCCAGCGATGGAAGCTGGGTTTGTGAAGCTGGGAAGCATCATACAACTCAGACTTACCCTGATCCT CTGGTTGAAGTCAAGAAACAAGCTTCAGTTCTAGAATCATATCTTGAACAAAGAGGGGTTACTTTGCTAGAAGAAAACCTGTCTTGCAAAGTTGTAATTCCCAATCCAAATTTTCG TACAATGCATGCGTTTCCGAGTGAGGTAATTACATACGAAGAGTGGAAACATCTGAAACCAGTATCAAGAAAAACACTTTCTGGTTGGGTGAAAGGTGCATTGTGGACAGGCAAAGAGATGCAGGAATCTTCGCATCAAAAACTTAACTTCATCCTTGGCACTGCACCAATGTGGGATAG GGTGGAGCTTAAAAGTAGCAAGATTGTGTTAGGAGAGTTCCTTGAGTTCAAAGGAAAGCAGGAAGATACTTTGGCTCTGAAACAGATCAAGAGATCTAAAGTTGACCGTATCTCTATTCAGCAAACAAGCATGCTTGGATTCG CTCCGTCGAGGTTGCAGGTTCGTTATTCGTATAGGGACTACAGAAGTGAAGGCAGTTCAAGATCAGAGTCGAAGGAAGTGACTGTAAGGTCGAGCACCGAGGTTTTGTTCCAGCCACGAGACTccacaaagattaagaaattCAAGCTCTCGTCCCTCATCTCCATTTCACTAAGTGCCTAA